Proteins found in one Asterias amurensis chromosome 13, ASM3211899v1 genomic segment:
- the LOC139946216 gene encoding adenosine receptor A2b-like: protein MASNTSQNDLDVTSFPLSNSQVFVLLVFDCLLSLAITVGNLLVVSSVILERKLRTPTNAFIASLAVADLTVGLIVIPIDIAFALGFASNVTPIACLASSNVLTVMIMVSILHLTIIAFDRYLAITDPLTYVVRMSVFRVALLIALAWGTAIGISSMPLFGWNNLSNYNHDYCDLMFIHAHSYRAFTVAVSVFVPQNLMLYFYFKMFRVAKGHMNRIAAQEQTTARRPTLRRDVKAAKTVAMILGFFLMAWTPASLISVLDTFIHVDDNLQRTLLIYELACFHLAFTNSMMNPIIYSFRNKDFRHAFMKLLGHLFRCRCWRKRVFAASKKADASCFPEIPTISRTHHDDPEDVKDRTGSLNSDGSIEELT from the coding sequence ATGGCGAGTAATACCTCTCAGAATGATTTGGATGTAACATCATTCCCTCTGAGCAATtcacaggtttttgttttactcgtcTTTGATTGTCTTCTGTCTCTAGCTATCACCGTGGGAAATTTACTAGTGGTGTCGTCTGTTATATTGGAGCGGAAACTCCGTACACCGACCAACGCTTTCATCGCCAGCTTGGCCGTAGCCGACCTGACGGTCGGGCTTATAGTCATACCGATAGACATCGCTTTCGCCCTGGGCTTTGCGAGTAATGTCACGCCGATCGCTTGCCTGGCCAGCAGTAACGTTCTCACTGTGATGATCATGGTGTCGATACTCCACCTGACGATCATCGCCTTCGACAGATATCTAGCCATAACGGACCCTCTAACCTACGTCGTACGGATGAGTGTCTTTAGAGTGGCTCTCCTGATAGCCTTAGCTTGGGGTACAGCGATTGGAATATCCTCCATGCCTCTGTTCGGATGGAATAATTTAAGCAACTACAATCACGATTACTGTGATTTAATGTTCATCCACGCCCATAGCTACCGTGCCTTCACGGTCGCTGTCAGCGTCTTCGTCCCGCAGAATCTAATGTTGTACTTTTACTTTAAGATGTTTCGCGTAGCTAAGGGGCACATGAACCGGATAGCGGCCCAGGAGCAGACCACAGCGAGACGGCCTACTCTTAGACGGGACGTCAAGGCTGCTAAGACGGTAGCCATGATCCTCGGTTTCTTCTTGATGGCGTGGACTCCAGCATCCTTAATCTCAGTCCTTGATACCTTCATCCACGTGGATGACAACCTCCAGAGGACACTTCTCATCTACGAGTTGGCCTGCTTCCATTTAGCTTTCACTAACTCCATGATGAACCCAATAATCTATTCTTTCCGCAATAAAGATTTCCGCCATGCCTTCATGAAGTTACTGGGACACCTGTTTCGATGTAGGTGTTGGAGGAAACGCGTCTTCGCTGCGAGTAAGAAGGCTGATGCCTCCTGCTTTCCGGAGATACCAACCATCAGCAGGACCCATCATGACGACCCGGAAGACGTGAAAGACAGAACCGGTTCATTAAACTCTGACGGCTCTATTGAGGAACTCACGTAG